The following coding sequences are from one Leptospira stimsonii window:
- a CDS encoding LIC11073 family putative lipoprotein, whose translation MSSKTLHPAILSTLLATFLFFGCGQNTETAQSPFVFISPVGVPQFLSVLAVNEGITDKAVKDTDFVSEPNSYKPEYLIRYYITNGEPQFVGYNLYITTAAPSVAETLAGGNIYLENGVQPSFPHLASEASTSSTRLQTHRVLNQVPPPGVFPFIKCEIYTFTLRALLNNGIFSNPSTAVRMCSSSRPYLCPVGSSCNPSECNTASCSTTVKQNCPVGTLCNPCLIAGAEETGCACPSGVSPPGCNL comes from the coding sequence ATGTCTTCTAAAACACTGCATCCAGCGATTCTTTCCACCCTCTTAGCGACGTTTCTTTTTTTCGGATGTGGTCAGAATACCGAGACGGCCCAATCCCCTTTTGTTTTTATTTCTCCCGTGGGAGTTCCACAGTTTTTGAGCGTTCTCGCAGTGAACGAGGGAATCACGGACAAGGCGGTCAAGGATACGGATTTCGTTTCCGAACCGAATAGCTACAAACCAGAATACCTGATCCGCTATTACATTACGAATGGGGAACCTCAGTTCGTAGGTTATAATCTTTATATCACGACCGCGGCCCCTTCCGTAGCGGAAACCTTAGCCGGTGGAAACATCTATCTTGAAAACGGAGTTCAGCCTTCTTTTCCACACCTCGCGTCAGAGGCTTCCACAAGTTCTACAAGACTACAAACCCATCGTGTTCTTAACCAAGTTCCTCCACCGGGAGTGTTTCCGTTCATCAAATGCGAAATTTATACGTTCACGTTGAGAGCTCTTTTGAACAACGGAATCTTTTCCAATCCTTCGACCGCCGTTCGTATGTGCTCTTCTTCCCGTCCTTATCTTTGCCCCGTGGGATCGAGTTGTAATCCTTCGGAATGCAATACTGCCTCTTGTAGCACTACGGTAAAACAAAACTGTCCCGTGGGAACTCTCTGCAATCCTTGTCTGATCGCCGGCGCAGAAGAAACTGGATGTGCTTGCCCATCCGGCGTTTCTCCTCCCGGCTGTAATCTATGA
- a CDS encoding LIC_20245 family lipoprotein, producing the protein MVSIRKIVLYSGISVALVALIWILFSSDDPSEREKKNREADSVALLLGGGGSSSSSSSGSSGGRTNDSIFDSSFYKAGKGEYIESEKGETKEADPNAADPDNPINPQTNKPYTNDEMERFAQLRERFPNNSLVPKKLNAAEREAKKQEENQIAEAARNVYARTASPTQIRSYYNHMEKQTQDRMDIINYLVDLQKGSGEEETEKKLQNIQESIKNQLQQVQRDKENAFKQAGF; encoded by the coding sequence TTGGTCAGCATTCGTAAAATCGTCCTCTATTCCGGTATTTCCGTAGCCCTCGTTGCCCTGATTTGGATCCTTTTTTCTTCCGACGATCCTTCGGAAAGAGAAAAGAAAAACAGAGAGGCCGACAGCGTCGCTCTTCTTCTCGGTGGTGGAGGAAGTTCTTCCTCTTCTTCGTCCGGCTCTTCCGGAGGAAGGACCAACGATTCCATCTTCGATTCTTCTTTTTACAAAGCAGGAAAAGGGGAATACATAGAATCGGAAAAAGGAGAAACAAAGGAAGCAGATCCGAACGCGGCCGACCCCGATAATCCGATCAATCCTCAGACAAACAAACCGTATACAAACGACGAGATGGAACGTTTCGCGCAATTGAGGGAACGTTTTCCGAACAACTCCCTCGTTCCTAAAAAGTTGAACGCCGCGGAAAGAGAAGCCAAGAAGCAAGAAGAGAATCAGATTGCCGAGGCCGCAAGAAACGTCTACGCGAGAACTGCTTCTCCCACTCAGATCCGTTCTTACTACAATCATATGGAAAAACAAACCCAGGATAGAATGGATATCATCAACTATCTTGTGGATCTTCAAAAAGGTTCGGGAGAGGAAGAGACAGAAAAGAAACTCCAAAATATCCAGGAATCGATCAAGAACCAACTCCAACAGGTTCAAAGAGATAAGGAAAACGCATTCAAACAAGCGGGTTTCTAA
- the rsmI gene encoding 16S rRNA (cytidine(1402)-2'-O)-methyltransferase, translated as MSVEEEFEEPSSEEIPLQPGTLYVVSTPIGNLEDLTFRALRILKNTNRILCENAGHSRRLLKHYGIDRPASTLYKDQSAVPYAGLLEELREGKNFALISDAGAPGVSDPGSHLVRMVREAGLKVTPVPGASALTALLSISGWQANPFLFLGFVSEKKGKKRNQLGEWKEFEGLIMIFESVHRIGDTIDAVKEIFPDGEFLIGREMTKIHEEILHYSPHSEGKLKEFARKGEFVVLINTNRKKMLKGSLGSADRIQ; from the coding sequence ATGAGTGTAGAGGAAGAATTCGAAGAACCTTCCTCGGAAGAAATTCCACTCCAACCGGGAACGCTCTACGTCGTTTCCACGCCGATCGGGAACTTGGAAGACCTCACTTTTCGAGCCCTTCGCATTCTTAAGAATACGAATCGAATTCTCTGTGAGAACGCGGGACATTCCCGAAGACTTCTGAAACACTACGGGATCGATAGGCCGGCTTCCACGCTTTATAAGGATCAGTCTGCGGTTCCTTACGCAGGACTTCTGGAAGAATTGAGAGAAGGAAAGAATTTTGCTCTGATTTCGGACGCCGGAGCGCCCGGGGTTTCCGATCCGGGTTCTCATCTCGTAAGAATGGTGCGGGAAGCGGGACTCAAAGTCACACCGGTTCCCGGAGCGAGCGCCCTGACAGCGTTACTCTCCATCTCCGGTTGGCAGGCGAACCCGTTTTTGTTTCTGGGATTTGTGTCCGAGAAAAAAGGAAAAAAAAGGAATCAACTGGGAGAATGGAAAGAGTTCGAAGGATTGATTATGATCTTCGAATCGGTGCATCGAATCGGCGATACAATTGACGCAGTAAAAGAAATTTTTCCAGATGGGGAATTCCTGATCGGGCGGGAAATGACCAAAATTCACGAAGAAATTCTTCATTATTCTCCCCATTCCGAAGGAAAACTCAAGGAATTTGCCCGAAAGGGTGAATTTGTGGTTTTAATCAATACGAATCGGAAAAAAATGCTTAAAGGCTCTCTTGGATCGGCCGATAGAATTCAGTAG
- a CDS encoding iron-containing alcohol dehydrogenase, protein MPILPDWVNYTFPPKIHFEADCGYKVGNFVKNIGTRTVIFSTQQELENMDELSIIKTSLEKHIDGVILYDDIVKQPTLEELDTAAYFAKIANADCIIGYGSYESISMAKIIALLITNDIFAEEMLNDKKSKLRKPLPLILIPTHPVFGLECSPISTVLLGEDKIIRYFSHELLFPELIIADPKISSFMSSSDISKVGVGILAAAVDTILSKFSTELTISSALRAIELLQKNLIPSIRDPKNITYKNGLYAASLLTGIAQSSSSLGLCFALSLASSNITNLDIFQSMSILLPHVMEYNLTSSAGKYVMIARALDEDITNISVIEAAIKAVEGIRKIFIELKIPQRLSEYEVRKMDLPLIANIAASFPFLDSLPRELPKNEIETILVAAF, encoded by the coding sequence ATGCCGATACTCCCCGATTGGGTTAATTACACATTTCCACCAAAAATCCACTTTGAAGCAGACTGCGGTTACAAAGTGGGCAACTTCGTAAAAAACATTGGGACGAGAACCGTCATTTTTTCCACTCAACAAGAGCTGGAAAATATGGACGAACTTTCCATCATCAAGACCAGTTTAGAAAAACATATCGACGGAGTGATTCTCTACGACGATATCGTAAAACAACCCACGCTGGAAGAATTGGATACGGCCGCATACTTTGCGAAGATTGCGAACGCAGATTGTATCATAGGTTACGGCTCTTACGAATCCATAAGTATGGCGAAAATCATCGCCCTTCTAATTACTAACGACATCTTCGCCGAAGAGATGTTAAACGATAAGAAATCGAAATTAAGAAAACCCCTTCCTCTCATTTTGATTCCGACTCATCCAGTTTTCGGTTTGGAATGTTCTCCGATTTCAACGGTTCTTTTGGGAGAAGATAAGATTATCAGATATTTCTCCCACGAACTTCTTTTTCCGGAACTGATCATCGCTGACCCTAAAATTTCCTCCTTTATGAGCTCTTCCGATATTTCGAAAGTTGGAGTGGGAATTTTGGCCGCCGCGGTGGACACGATTCTTTCCAAATTTTCCACCGAGTTGACGATTTCTTCTGCGCTGAGAGCGATCGAACTTCTCCAGAAAAACCTGATACCTTCGATCAGAGACCCGAAGAATATAACCTACAAAAACGGTCTTTATGCGGCGAGTCTTTTGACCGGGATCGCGCAGTCTTCCAGCTCCTTAGGACTCTGCTTTGCTCTTTCATTAGCAAGTTCGAATATTACAAATTTAGATATCTTCCAATCCATGTCCATCCTCCTTCCCCACGTGATGGAATACAACCTGACTTCCTCAGCGGGTAAATACGTGATGATCGCAAGGGCCTTAGACGAAGACATCACGAACATTTCCGTGATCGAAGCCGCTATCAAAGCCGTAGAAGGAATTCGGAAGATTTTTATAGAACTCAAAATTCCCCAGAGATTGTCCGAATACGAAGTGAGAAAGATGGACCTTCCTTTGATCGCAAACATCGCGGCTTCGTTTCCCTTTTTGGATTCTCTTCCAAGAGAACTTCCGAAAAACGAAATCGAGACAATTTTGGTCGCGGCGTTCTAA
- a CDS encoding M23 family metallopeptidase, producing the protein MTSPAKFDLKLTHSERLQVRILKFKNWFRKFKESGSKKISFLLVPHSHENVIRIELNVFMAWFLGILLGSILALAFVFLSYLNFFYRPDEDLFQKSDENVSQYLYYDMLLQDAKKEIRGLERKTEQLNLVAWDEVPWKRILTYEVIPEFRLKKEIPDSETNLELYKNTVEGFAAQNIELFRIRQAFENAFDYLEERESILYALPRGRPLKPGVGFVSSTFGGRVDPFGLVVLGEHHSGVDFASSEGTPIYATAPGIVVESGQSSGGLGKNIRINHLNGIFTVYGHCSQILVEKNQVVKRGDLIGLVGSTGKATGPHVHYEVHMGQDPPLDPAEFINIE; encoded by the coding sequence ATGACAAGCCCGGCAAAGTTCGATCTCAAATTAACGCATTCTGAGCGTTTGCAGGTCAGAATTCTTAAATTCAAAAATTGGTTTCGTAAATTCAAAGAGAGCGGGTCCAAAAAGATCTCCTTTTTACTCGTTCCACACAGTCACGAGAACGTAATTCGGATCGAACTGAACGTTTTTATGGCTTGGTTCCTTGGAATCCTCTTAGGATCGATTCTCGCCCTCGCATTCGTCTTTCTTTCTTATCTCAACTTCTTCTATCGACCCGACGAAGACCTTTTTCAAAAAAGCGACGAGAATGTGAGCCAATATCTCTATTATGATATGCTCCTCCAAGACGCCAAAAAGGAGATTCGAGGTCTGGAAAGAAAAACCGAGCAGTTGAACCTCGTAGCTTGGGACGAGGTTCCATGGAAACGAATTCTTACCTACGAAGTGATCCCCGAGTTTCGACTCAAAAAAGAGATCCCGGATTCCGAAACCAATCTCGAACTCTATAAGAATACGGTGGAAGGCTTTGCCGCTCAGAACATAGAACTCTTCCGAATTCGGCAGGCCTTTGAAAACGCGTTCGATTATCTTGAAGAAAGAGAATCCATTCTCTATGCGTTGCCTCGGGGACGACCTCTCAAGCCTGGAGTTGGATTTGTTTCCTCCACGTTCGGAGGAAGGGTCGATCCATTCGGTCTTGTCGTCTTAGGTGAGCATCACTCGGGTGTGGACTTCGCTTCTTCCGAGGGAACTCCGATCTACGCGACCGCTCCCGGAATCGTAGTAGAATCCGGACAATCTTCCGGAGGATTGGGAAAGAACATTCGGATCAATCACTTAAACGGAATCTTTACCGTCTACGGTCACTGTTCTCAGATTCTTGTAGAAAAGAATCAGGTCGTAAAACGAGGAGATCTCATCGGTCTCGTCGGCTCGACCGGAAAGGCGACGGGGCCTCACGTGCACTACGAGGTTCACATGGGACAAGATCCGCCTCTGGATCCGGCGGAATTCATCAACATCGAGTGA
- a CDS encoding prolipoprotein diacylglyceryl transferase yields MIDRIPVPFLKQFFNWDGPSTFSILMMFGFLAASYLLPKELKRRNLEPEHSDWLLLLGILGTLVGAKIFFIFEIWDQIFVETPGFDGKFLYPLTHWYGFPGRMALWDNLFSGSGLVFYGGFLFGILFISLYMKYFKLDVPSYLDAAVPSMAIGYAIGRLGCWVSGDGCYGFATDLRIPLLVFDYHGAHPSGVPVWNTPLIESIVSFVFFAYFQFWAKDQGFRKFSIGAQYLILHGFARLMVEFLRVNKAVFPFIDPPPLVNIPNAEQNPEFLSQYYWHGFSQSQWVSIAIIAVGIFFFVKWKLWEKEATV; encoded by the coding sequence ATGATCGATAGAATTCCTGTGCCCTTTCTCAAACAATTCTTCAATTGGGATGGACCTTCCACATTTAGCATTCTCATGATGTTCGGTTTTTTAGCCGCATCCTATCTTCTTCCAAAAGAATTAAAAAGAAGAAACTTAGAACCCGAACATTCCGACTGGCTTCTTCTTTTGGGAATCTTAGGAACTCTGGTCGGCGCTAAGATCTTTTTTATTTTCGAGATCTGGGATCAGATCTTTGTGGAGACTCCCGGCTTTGACGGAAAATTTCTCTATCCCCTCACTCATTGGTACGGTTTTCCGGGAAGAATGGCTCTTTGGGATAATTTATTTTCCGGAAGTGGGCTCGTATTTTACGGAGGATTTCTTTTCGGAATTCTTTTTATCTCCCTCTACATGAAATATTTCAAACTCGACGTTCCTTCGTATTTGGACGCCGCGGTTCCGAGTATGGCGATCGGTTATGCGATCGGAAGATTGGGTTGTTGGGTTTCGGGTGACGGATGTTACGGTTTTGCGACCGATCTACGAATTCCTCTTTTGGTTTTTGATTATCACGGCGCTCATCCTTCCGGAGTTCCGGTTTGGAATACTCCCCTCATCGAATCGATTGTCTCTTTCGTATTCTTCGCCTACTTTCAATTTTGGGCAAAGGACCAAGGTTTTCGAAAATTCTCCATTGGAGCTCAGTATTTGATTCTTCATGGTTTTGCAAGACTCATGGTGGAATTTTTGAGAGTCAACAAGGCTGTTTTTCCGTTTATCGATCCTCCTCCGTTAGTCAACATTCCAAACGCGGAACAGAATCCGGAATTCTTGAGTCAATACTACTGGCACGGTTTTTCCCAGTCTCAGTGGGTTTCGATCGCGATCATCGCCGTGGGAATTTTCTTCTTCGTAAAATGGAAACTCTGGGAGAAAGAAGCAACGGTTTGA
- a CDS encoding flagellar biosynthesis anti-sigma factor FlgM, protein MTIDKIGGIGGSGYEPKRTTPVKKAESKETFDNVSISDTAKQKASEARLQAEVQTIARKILSTPEESDRSVKLKEVKEKLKNGDYDNLSSDVLNTIADRISETMLGQ, encoded by the coding sequence ATGACTATCGATAAAATCGGTGGGATCGGCGGAAGCGGATACGAACCGAAAAGAACCACTCCGGTTAAAAAAGCGGAATCAAAAGAGACTTTTGATAACGTTTCTATTTCCGATACCGCAAAACAAAAAGCATCCGAAGCAAGACTTCAGGCTGAAGTACAAACAATCGCTCGTAAAATTCTTTCCACTCCGGAAGAATCGGATCGTTCCGTGAAATTAAAAGAAGTCAAAGAAAAACTCAAAAACGGAGACTACGACAATCTGAGTTCCGACGTGCTAAACACGATCGCTGACAGAATTTCTGAGACCATGTTAGGTCAATAA
- the pcnB gene encoding polynucleotide adenylyltransferase PcnB has protein sequence MKFLSNLFKKKIGSVEDILSHPDGKRYYRDAHLIRKNMIDEDAVKIIHRLNKFGFKAYIVGGGVRDLLLGRKPKDFDVVTNATPNQIKKIFNNCRIIGRRFKIVHILFRGKVIEVSTFRSLPDYRLGKAVEDQDYLIKRDNKFGTPQEDAARRDFTINSLYYDVRNDSIIDYVGGFEDIQNKVLRVIGDPDISFREDPVRMLRAVKFAEILGLTIEKATAKAIRKHKVELEKASSSRMLEEYNKIFRTWKTSLIFQGMAEHGLLEVLFKEAFEKERKKNSNFGEKFLETNIGKRLAIADKLLTEREEMTPHIFYSLIFSDLAREALTKENMHLVPAIKTSLDPIFNRLETPKKDKDRLIKIFASQQRFLSTEDEKSSQNNFFRMKDYFYDAFMVFKIGAIAENDEQSIQSAFFWEISVRKRPIPVKKFHEGRGGGGGGNQSQGGGPDRPGPRPNKNRNKNFRNKNRGGEDGGQRGERGNRKEEISNGESGNSKSESDDSRGNNAANFPGEES, from the coding sequence ATGAAATTCCTGTCCAATCTGTTCAAGAAAAAAATAGGATCAGTTGAGGATATTCTCTCTCACCCGGATGGCAAGCGCTATTATCGGGATGCCCATCTGATCCGCAAAAACATGATAGATGAGGACGCGGTCAAGATCATTCATAGGCTGAATAAATTTGGCTTTAAGGCTTATATCGTTGGAGGAGGGGTCCGAGACCTTCTCCTGGGAAGAAAGCCTAAAGACTTCGACGTAGTCACGAACGCAACTCCGAACCAGATAAAAAAAATCTTCAACAACTGTCGAATCATCGGAAGAAGATTCAAAATTGTGCATATTCTTTTTCGCGGAAAAGTGATCGAAGTCAGTACGTTTCGTTCTCTGCCGGATTACCGGTTGGGAAAAGCCGTGGAAGATCAGGATTACCTCATCAAGAGAGACAACAAGTTCGGCACACCTCAGGAAGATGCCGCTCGCAGAGACTTTACAATCAATTCTTTATATTATGACGTTCGAAATGATTCCATCATCGATTACGTCGGTGGATTTGAAGACATTCAGAATAAGGTACTGCGAGTTATCGGAGACCCGGATATTTCGTTTCGGGAAGATCCTGTAAGAATGCTTCGCGCCGTAAAGTTCGCGGAGATTCTTGGTTTAACAATTGAAAAAGCGACCGCAAAAGCGATCCGCAAACACAAAGTCGAATTGGAAAAGGCTTCTAGTTCCCGAATGTTGGAAGAATACAATAAGATCTTCCGCACTTGGAAAACTTCTCTGATCTTTCAGGGAATGGCAGAGCACGGACTTTTGGAAGTTCTTTTCAAAGAAGCCTTTGAGAAAGAGCGTAAGAAGAATTCTAATTTTGGTGAAAAGTTTTTAGAAACCAATATCGGAAAACGTCTTGCGATCGCGGACAAACTTCTCACGGAAAGAGAGGAGATGACTCCTCATATTTTCTATTCTCTGATTTTTTCGGATCTCGCGAGAGAAGCTTTGACGAAAGAGAATATGCATTTGGTTCCTGCGATTAAAACGAGCTTGGATCCGATTTTCAATCGACTCGAAACTCCTAAAAAAGACAAGGATCGATTGATTAAGATTTTTGCAAGTCAGCAGAGATTCCTTAGCACGGAAGACGAAAAATCGTCTCAGAATAATTTCTTCCGGATGAAGGATTACTTTTACGACGCCTTTATGGTTTTTAAAATCGGAGCCATCGCCGAGAACGACGAACAATCGATTCAGAGCGCTTTCTTCTGGGAAATTTCGGTAAGAAAGAGACCGATTCCTGTGAAGAAGTTTCACGAAGGAAGAGGTGGCGGTGGTGGTGGAAATCAAAGCCAAGGCGGCGGCCCAGACAGACCCGGTCCGCGTCCGAATAAAAATCGAAACAAGAATTTTCGGAATAAAAACCGAGGAGGAGAAGACGGAGGACAAAGAGGAGAACGCGGAAACCGAAAAGAAGAAATTTCGAACGGTGAAAGTGGAAACTCTAAAAGCGAATCCGACGATTCTCGCGGAAACAACGCCGCAAATTTTCCCGGAGAAGAATCTTAA
- a CDS encoding bactofilin family protein — protein MSDEHIDTIIGDDIQFRGKLKFSNSLKIKGNFKGTIETTGRLVVGDTGEVEADIQTGTLEVEGALKGNVSANEKVSIRKTGKVIGDVRTPDLEIESGAKFSGNSAM, from the coding sequence ATGAGCGACGAACACATCGATACAATCATCGGAGACGATATCCAATTCAGAGGAAAATTGAAATTCAGCAATTCCCTGAAAATCAAAGGCAACTTCAAAGGAACGATCGAAACGACCGGAAGGCTCGTGGTCGGAGACACGGGAGAAGTGGAAGCCGACATTCAGACCGGAACCCTCGAAGTAGAAGGCGCATTGAAAGGAAACGTTTCCGCAAATGAAAAGGTTTCCATTCGCAAAACCGGCAAAGTGATCGGAGACGTTCGCACGCCTGATTTAGAAATAGAATCCGGAGCAAAATTTAGCGGCAACAGCGCAATGTAA
- the recJ gene encoding single-stranded-DNA-specific exonuclease RecJ translates to MLKNSPYSHGPGIKELPSSGLRGPLTPLQQRFYQTHLREKSHPEHLLFHGLRELPSPFLLPDLEPALELLKESVASEKKILLFGDRDCDGVSSTSLLGGFLKKIHRGELILKVSNEEDYGLSPAALDFVKKQKPDLLITLDFGTTNHVQIDELASLGIKVIVLDHHEIPERIPACFLVSPKRPDSQYPNEKICTAVLALKLIQAYLYSSLEEYNLGTWIGDGNSLFSGYLIYRGKLVFQGERQEIESKFSFPICEAHFSFTSEYPEREWFYQEFLKYPAILEQYLQNFDLAAVGTVSDMMPLFGENRIIVKEGCKILSKLYRKETRHREGLFQLLSLMELSEKHVTSKDLGWGLGPMINSAGRMNSTEVALNLLLEENPERAKTGAKELQKLNEERRERTKRNLFKVDGFLKRKQERTQKAVLFCYEPDFEPGVSGIVATRLVEEYKKPVLFITPDHGHAKGSIRSYGKENVLNLLKKAESIFFQYGGHKEAGGFSLSIDRIPELAKVIFEHADSWLEEEQKQAILDSTSSLVSLEPTELGAKIFQELSVFEPFGHENPVPLYSIKGAKIYHTKPMTDGKHVRFRILGAPETIQCLIWNRGKDFLDLLSKTGSLDLWGSLEESTFRSKTSLQFVVNYFQEAEN, encoded by the coding sequence ATGCTCAAAAACTCTCCCTATTCTCACGGCCCGGGTATAAAGGAACTCCCTTCCTCCGGGCTTCGCGGCCCCCTCACTCCTCTCCAACAAAGATTCTACCAAACACACTTACGAGAAAAATCGCACCCGGAACACCTTCTCTTCCACGGACTCAGAGAACTTCCTTCTCCTTTTTTGCTTCCGGATCTCGAACCGGCCCTCGAACTCTTAAAAGAATCCGTTGCCTCTGAAAAGAAAATTCTTCTCTTTGGAGATCGGGATTGCGACGGAGTTTCTTCCACGAGCCTCCTCGGAGGTTTTTTAAAAAAAATTCATCGGGGAGAATTGATCCTCAAAGTTTCCAACGAAGAAGACTACGGACTTTCGCCCGCCGCGCTCGACTTCGTAAAAAAACAAAAACCCGATCTTCTCATCACCCTCGACTTCGGAACGACCAATCACGTTCAGATCGACGAACTCGCTTCTCTTGGAATCAAGGTCATCGTCCTCGATCATCACGAGATTCCGGAAAGAATTCCGGCTTGTTTTCTTGTTTCTCCGAAACGTCCGGATTCACAATATCCGAACGAAAAAATCTGCACGGCAGTTCTCGCACTCAAATTGATCCAAGCCTATCTCTATTCTTCCTTGGAAGAATACAACCTGGGAACTTGGATCGGAGACGGAAATTCTCTCTTCTCGGGTTATCTCATCTACAGAGGAAAGCTCGTCTTTCAAGGGGAAAGACAGGAAATAGAATCCAAATTCTCCTTTCCCATCTGCGAAGCGCACTTCAGCTTCACCTCCGAATATCCGGAAAGAGAATGGTTCTATCAAGAATTTCTAAAATACCCCGCGATCTTGGAACAGTATCTCCAGAACTTCGATCTCGCGGCGGTGGGAACCGTCTCCGATATGATGCCCCTCTTCGGAGAAAATCGAATCATCGTCAAGGAAGGATGTAAGATTCTTTCCAAACTCTATCGTAAGGAAACCCGACACAGAGAAGGATTGTTTCAACTTCTTTCGCTCATGGAACTCAGCGAAAAACACGTGACCTCGAAAGATCTCGGCTGGGGACTCGGGCCCATGATCAACTCCGCGGGAAGAATGAATTCCACCGAAGTGGCCCTCAATCTTCTTTTGGAGGAGAATCCGGAACGTGCAAAAACAGGCGCGAAAGAACTCCAAAAATTAAACGAAGAACGAAGAGAAAGAACCAAAAGAAATCTTTTCAAAGTGGATGGATTTCTAAAACGAAAACAGGAACGAACTCAGAAAGCAGTTCTATTTTGTTACGAACCCGACTTCGAACCCGGAGTTTCCGGAATCGTCGCGACCCGTCTTGTAGAAGAATATAAAAAACCGGTTTTGTTTATCACGCCGGATCACGGTCACGCAAAGGGAAGCATCCGTTCCTATGGAAAGGAGAATGTTCTGAATCTTCTGAAAAAAGCGGAATCGATCTTCTTTCAATACGGAGGCCACAAAGAAGCCGGGGGATTTTCTCTTTCCATCGATAGAATTCCCGAACTCGCGAAAGTCATCTTTGAACACGCGGATTCTTGGTTGGAAGAAGAACAAAAACAGGCGATCTTGGATTCCACTTCGAGTTTAGTTTCTCTCGAACCAACCGAACTCGGCGCAAAGATCTTCCAAGAACTCTCCGTCTTTGAACCCTTCGGACATGAGAATCCGGTTCCTCTTTATTCCATCAAAGGCGCAAAGATCTATCACACCAAGCCGATGACCGACGGAAAACACGTTCGTTTTAGAATTTTGGGAGCTCCCGAAACGATCCAGTGTTTGATCTGGAATCGGGGGAAAGACTTTTTAGATTTACTCAGCAAAACCGGAAGTCTGGATCTCTGGGGTTCCTTGGAGGAATCTACCTTTCGATCCAAAACTTCACTTCAGTTTGTAGTGAACTACTTTCAAGAAGCTGAGAATTAA